From Methanobrevibacter sp., the proteins below share one genomic window:
- a CDS encoding tyrosine-type recombinase/integrase, which produces MEELLEEAEDEEDKGVRWKKRTLKRRLLSFRQYLIDNYSLNTAKSLFQPILVIYKYFEIEVFELPKINRKSVKVAKPIEFKDLPDKKIIRNALKIATPIMRAIILFMVSSGCARRETLNLTIGDYIDALSEYTTKDDIYDILSEIDSSKDIIPTFNVLRQKTNKYYTTYCSPEAVQAINIYLLSREDRLTNDSPLFKIEQIYFNTSFKKINDELGLGNRGIYARFRSHMLRKFHASALYNDGMSLDKVNDLQGKAKNKTDAAYFMTNPEDLKYEYIKHLHAVTINKEVEKLSIKSPEFITMERENEKYKQTIDKLTNDIASIMSRLDEEAK; this is translated from the coding sequence ATGGAAGAACTGCTAGAAGAAGCAGAAGATGAAGAAGATAAAGGTGTTAGATGGAAAAAAAGAACATTGAAAAGAAGATTATTATCTTTTAGACAATATTTAATTGACAACTATTCTTTAAACACCGCAAAATCACTTTTTCAACCTATTTTAGTAATTTATAAATATTTTGAAATAGAAGTATTTGAATTACCTAAAATTAATAGAAAAAGTGTAAAAGTAGCAAAACCTATTGAATTTAAAGATTTGCCTGATAAAAAAATTATTAGAAATGCTTTAAAAATTGCAACTCCAATAATGAGGGCGATAATATTATTTATGGTATCAAGTGGTTGTGCTAGAAGAGAAACATTGAACTTGACAATTGGAGATTATATCGACGCATTATCAGAGTATACTACTAAAGATGATATTTATGATATTCTTTCAGAAATCGATAGCTCAAAGGACATCATTCCAACTTTTAATGTATTAAGACAAAAAACAAACAAGTATTATACTACTTATTGCAGTCCAGAAGCTGTTCAAGCAATTAATATTTATTTATTAAGCAGAGAAGACAGATTGACCAATGATTCTCCTCTTTTTAAAATTGAACAAATCTATTTTAATACATCTTTTAAAAAAATCAATGATGAACTAGGATTAGGGAATAGAGGAATCTATGCAAGATTTAGAAGTCATATGCTCCGTAAATTCCACGCCAGTGCATTATACAATGATGGAATGAGTCTTGATAAAGTCAATGATTTACAAGGCAAAGCCAAAAACAAAACTGATGCTGCATACTTCATGACAAATCCTGAAGATCTGAAATATGAATACATCAAACATTTACATGCAGTTACAATAAATAAAGAAGTAGAAAAGTTATCTATCAAATCTCCGGAGTTCATAACTATGGAACGAGAGAATGAAAAATATAAACAAACCATTGATAAACTTACAAATGATATTGCAAGCATCATGAGCCGTTTAGACGAGGAAGCTAAATAA